TTTCTCCCGCACCCGTACTCTTGCTCGGAGGGTTACTCCTTGCTTTTGGCGCATACTTAGATATTCCAGTGCTTCGAGTGCCTGGCGAGCTAGTTGCGAACACTATCTTCGGCGTAGGACTTTCACCTGACGAGCTTCGCGCCAGGTATTGGACAGGCCCTCTGCCTATATTGATTGTTCCCGGACACGACAACGCCTCGCGGGGGACACAGTTCAGGGGTTTGAAAGAAGGAGACCTTAACGTCACACTTGGCTATCTCCTCTACGACGTCTTAGCAAAAGACCCGCGTTTTGTGCCCATGATAAACCGCACCCCCGACGGGGAGTATGCACTGTGGTTTGCTTCATACATGAAAGAGAATCGTGTTGCGATTCAGGAGTTTCGGACACAATCAAAGGTGAAGACGCGCTATTTTGCGACTCAAGGTCTCTATGATCCGCGCCGTCTTGTGCACCACAACCCCGCCGCGGACAATGTCTCTGTTGCGCTCTATGCCGTAAACAAATGGGCAAATGACCAAGACGTTCCCGTTGTGCTCCACCTTCACTTCAACGACTATCCGCGCCGCAAAAAGACGGAAGTCGGTGAATACTCGGGGTTTGCGATTTATGTGCCCGAAGGCCAACTGCCCAATGCGGGCGTCTCGACCGCGCTTGCAGAAATGCTCGCAGAACGTCTGGGGCGTGTCGTCGGTCCCAGCAACTTGCCTGGCGAGAAAGGGCCAATTGTTCCCGACCAAGAGCTCATTGCCGTTGGCTCAAACGGCTCTCGAAATGGCGCGTCGGCAGTGATTGAGTACAGCTATATTTACGAACCACAGCTCCACGACCCCGAGGTTCGTCAGCTCTTCCTTCGTGAACTAGCGCACCAGACGTATCTGGGGCTCAAGGCATTTTTTGACCCCGGGGTGCTTGCATACGCCGGAGTGCCCCCGACAACGTTATTGCCGTATGAATGGACATCAAAAACAGTTGTCGATGGCATGCGCGGTAAAGAAGTTTTTGCGCTTCAATCGGCGCTCCGCATTAGTGGATATTACCCGCCCTCCGGGCTCTCGCTTGCAAGCTGTCCATTGTCGGGCAACTATGGCCCCTGCACCACCTTTGCGGTGAAGGCATTCCAGCAAGCATGGGGTCTCGCGCCATCCGGGTCAGCCGATGAAGCAACGCTCGAAGCAATAAAAGGCATTGGTGCAAAATGATCCCATTAGAAGTCGCGGGAATCAAAAGTGCGGTAATCCACGCAATGCCTAATTCTGAGTTGGGGAGCGTAAACGGTTTGTACGATTCCCTACTTCTAACGGGATGAAACGGAAAGAATTTGAAAAACTTGTTTTGGAAAGCTACGCGGCACTGCCGTCGCGTTTTCAAGAGCGAGTCAAAAATGTAGCTGTCTTGGTAGAAGATGAGCCGTCGACTGCCCTGCGGCAAGAAGAGGGCCTCGTGCCAGATGAAACGCTTCTTGGACACTACCGCGGGATTCCTGCGACGGAGCGTGGAGAAGACTATGGTGTTGGGGTGACACTGCCGGACACGATAACACTCTATCAAAAGCCGATTGAAGAAGCGGCGCACGAACTTTCGGAAGGGGTGGAAGGAGTGTTCGAGGAGAAAGTGAAAGAAGTGATCTCCGATACTGTGTGGCACGAATTTGCGCACTACTTTGGCATGGATGAAAATGATGTCGCATTGCGAGAGCGCGCGGAGGAGTAGAGGTGTGGTATCATATTTTGTATGAATGTCAGTGCATTTGAGGCGTACCACGCGCATTTAAAAAGAGCAGCAGAGATCCTCGGGCTCTCGGAGGAGACCGTTCTGCGTTTCCGTGAACCTGACAGGAACATTGTAAAAACACTCACGATTGAACGCGATAGCGGCGAGCATGTGTCGCTTAGTGCCTATCGTGTTCAGTTCTCAAACGCGCGCGGACCTTACAAAGGCGGTATCCGTTTCCACCCCGAAGCAGACTTGGATGAAGTTAAATCACTTGCGGCTGAAATGGCTGTTAAGACAGCGGTTGTTGGGATTCCTTTTGGTGGGGCTAAGGGTGGCGTAGCTTTTGACCCAAAAGGGTATAGCAAGCAAGAAATTGAAAGGGTTGCGCGTGCCTATGCGCGTGCGTTCGCGGATGATATTGGTCCTGATAAAGATATTCCAGCTCCGGACGTATACACCAATCCAGAGATCATGCAGTGGATGCTCGATGAATACGAGAAGGTGGTCGGACACGCGGCACCGGCCACATTTACCGGGAAACCAGTTCGCGCTGGTGGAAGCGAAGGGAGAGACACTGCGACAGCAGATGGTGCCATTTTTGTTTTAGAGGCATTCATGAAAAAGAGAGGACTCAAGGTGTCTTCACAAGGTCGCGTTGCTATACAAGGGTTTGGCAACGCGGGGTTCAATGCTGCGCGCGTCCTTTACAATATGGGGTATACCATTGTCGCTGTCTCTGATTCAAAGGGTGCGATACATAAACCGACCGGTCTCGACCCGGAAGAAGTTAATCGTGTCAAAGAAGAGGGGCGTTCGGTTACAGAGCTCTATTGCAAAGGCTCTGTCTGT
This portion of the Parcubacteria group bacterium genome encodes:
- a CDS encoding peptidoglycan-binding protein, translated to MTSRALFSPAPVLLLGGLLLAFGAYLDIPVLRVPGELVANTIFGVGLSPDELRARYWTGPLPILIVPGHDNASRGTQFRGLKEGDLNVTLGYLLYDVLAKDPRFVPMINRTPDGEYALWFASYMKENRVAIQEFRTQSKVKTRYFATQGLYDPRRLVHHNPAADNVSVALYAVNKWANDQDVPVVLHLHFNDYPRRKKTEVGEYSGFAIYVPEGQLPNAGVSTALAEMLAERLGRVVGPSNLPGEKGPIVPDQELIAVGSNGSRNGASAVIEYSYIYEPQLHDPEVRQLFLRELAHQTYLGLKAFFDPGVLAYAGVPPTTLLPYEWTSKTVVDGMRGKEVFALQSALRISGYYPPSGLSLASCPLSGNYGPCTTFAVKAFQQAWGLAPSGSADEATLEAIKGIGAK
- a CDS encoding metallopeptidase family protein, whose translation is MKRKEFEKLVLESYAALPSRFQERVKNVAVLVEDEPSTALRQEEGLVPDETLLGHYRGIPATERGEDYGVGVTLPDTITLYQKPIEEAAHELSEGVEGVFEEKVKEVISDTVWHEFAHYFGMDENDVALRERAEE
- a CDS encoding Glu/Leu/Phe/Val dehydrogenase; this encodes MNVSAFEAYHAHLKRAAEILGLSEETVLRFREPDRNIVKTLTIERDSGEHVSLSAYRVQFSNARGPYKGGIRFHPEADLDEVKSLAAEMAVKTAVVGIPFGGAKGGVAFDPKGYSKQEIERVARAYARAFADDIGPDKDIPAPDVYTNPEIMQWMLDEYEKVVGHAAPATFTGKPVRAGGSEGRDTATADGAIFVLEAFMKKRGLKVSSQGRVAIQGFGNAGFNAARVLYNMGYTIVAVSDSKGAIHKPTGLDPEEVNRVKEEGRSVTELYCKGSVCDAKKLADDGASVLSGEDIFGVSCDIFIPAALGGVLTKENASKVKAAVVLEIANGPTTPEADQSLEERGIVVIPDVLANAGGVAVSYFEWFQNQKGEAWSKEEVRKRLKEMMEKAFVTVFTRAEKDKLTLRDAAYAVAFEKILAASPEKR